A single window of Treponema denticola ATCC 35405 DNA harbors:
- a CDS encoding s-methyl-5-thioribose-1-phosphate isomerase, producing the protein MREDYNLGFILQYENVAWFDEECGEVRILDRRIYPEKKEFCICKTYVEVAKAIADMVTQSGGPFSAAAMGMALAAYQGKNLSKTAYLEFMKEAAYILSHARPTTSKAMQLVTAESLSLFERLIQSGLSSNEIITSLKQNAVEQNNVRYKKNTAAGSFFADLVPDGSSILTQCFGETTVGGYLRRFKETDKNIKVFCAETRPYFQGARLTASLAYDMGFDTTVITDNMIALLMSEKKINFCVSASDVISLDGSIINKIGTLQIAIAASYFGIPYYAIGFPDKNYVSAKEVKIEYRNPEEALYAMGKRTAILPDDCNLENKSGSISGLYPAFDITPYELCAGIITDKGFFQPGA; encoded by the coding sequence ATGCGAGAAGATTATAACTTAGGCTTTATTTTACAATATGAAAATGTTGCTTGGTTTGATGAAGAATGTGGAGAAGTGCGTATTTTAGACAGGCGTATTTATCCCGAAAAAAAAGAATTTTGTATATGTAAAACATACGTGGAAGTTGCAAAGGCTATTGCCGACATGGTAACCCAAAGCGGCGGGCCATTTTCAGCGGCTGCTATGGGTATGGCTCTTGCTGCCTATCAAGGAAAAAATCTTTCAAAAACGGCATACCTTGAGTTTATGAAAGAGGCAGCATATATTCTATCCCATGCCCGTCCTACCACAAGCAAGGCAATGCAGCTTGTTACAGCCGAATCATTGAGCCTTTTTGAAAGACTCATCCAAAGCGGATTGTCTTCAAATGAAATTATTACCTCCTTAAAACAAAATGCAGTAGAGCAAAACAATGTCAGGTATAAAAAAAATACGGCAGCCGGCTCTTTTTTTGCCGATTTGGTTCCTGACGGATCTTCGATTTTAACCCAATGTTTTGGAGAGACTACAGTCGGAGGATATTTACGCAGGTTTAAAGAAACCGATAAAAATATCAAGGTTTTTTGTGCCGAAACCCGTCCATATTTTCAAGGAGCCCGATTGACCGCTTCTTTGGCCTATGACATGGGCTTTGACACGACCGTCATTACCGACAATATGATAGCCCTTTTAATGAGCGAAAAAAAGATTAACTTTTGTGTTTCAGCTTCCGATGTTATAAGCCTTGACGGTTCTATCATAAACAAAATAGGAACCCTTCAAATTGCTATAGCTGCAAGTTACTTTGGTATTCCTTATTACGCAATAGGCTTTCCCGATAAAAATTATGTTTCTGCAAAAGAAGTAAAAATTGAATATAGAAATCCTGAAGAAGCTCTTTACGCTATGGGAAAAAGAACTGCAATTTTACCGGATGATTGTAATCTTGAAAATAAGAGCGGTTCAATCTCAGGGCTTTATCCTGCCTTTGATATAACGCCTTATGAACTTTGTGCAGGTATAATTACGGATAAAGGTTTTTTTCAACCCGGAGCTTAA
- a CDS encoding APC family permease, producing the protein MEAKKEKRNLNLFNIFSLGFGGAVGSGIFVLTGLGIAATGKSIVVSIMAGCIFMLLAYFYNVLLSSMFMFEGGDYSQKALVFNPFFTGINGYITFINGFSVAMYSLAMVNYAGIVFPQILPYTKLIAIIIITLFFAATIRGSKFVSTINNIMTVVLILAIIFYIVFGVPKVKPGYFTDPNFFTDGFKGIIAGIAIMGWACQGTTMGPVSVSAVTIKPKKNIPYGIFLVTIAIAIVYGLMGYVSAGVLPISEVAGQNLSLVAAEIFPRSIFILFIMGGAVFAIATSMITGIIMVRYPILKVAQAGWLPKFFTQTTQTGYPWAVYGIYYILSILPVLLGLKLDAIVSLVMIPAMLTNLYTNIKCIKVIRDYPEQWKKSVLHMPRILMDIICILSALCAAIVCYNLFMMLSTKEKLLMIGIMVIISILSIYNLKSKHVKIEELEANKRQIIEDALLAETEE; encoded by the coding sequence ATGGAAGCAAAAAAAGAAAAGAGAAATTTAAATTTATTTAACATTTTCTCTCTTGGTTTTGGCGGAGCCGTAGGTTCAGGGATTTTCGTGTTAACAGGCTTAGGAATTGCCGCTACAGGTAAATCCATTGTCGTTTCAATTATGGCTGGTTGTATTTTTATGCTTTTAGCATACTTTTACAATGTCCTTTTATCATCAATGTTTATGTTTGAAGGAGGTGATTATAGTCAAAAGGCCCTAGTGTTTAATCCTTTTTTTACAGGTATAAATGGATACATAACATTTATTAATGGATTTTCTGTTGCTATGTATAGCCTTGCAATGGTAAATTATGCAGGAATAGTTTTTCCTCAAATTCTACCTTACACTAAATTAATTGCGATCATAATTATTACCTTATTTTTTGCAGCAACTATAAGAGGTTCAAAATTTGTTTCTACAATCAATAATATAATGACCGTAGTATTAATCCTAGCAATTATTTTTTATATTGTATTTGGAGTTCCTAAGGTAAAACCGGGCTATTTCACAGATCCCAATTTTTTTACAGACGGATTTAAAGGTATCATTGCCGGCATTGCAATAATGGGATGGGCATGTCAAGGAACCACAATGGGGCCGGTTTCTGTATCGGCAGTAACTATTAAGCCAAAAAAAAATATACCCTATGGTATATTCCTCGTAACAATAGCAATTGCCATTGTTTATGGCTTAATGGGCTATGTATCGGCAGGAGTACTTCCCATAAGCGAGGTTGCAGGTCAAAATCTTTCACTTGTAGCAGCTGAGATTTTCCCAAGATCAATTTTTATTCTCTTTATAATGGGAGGGGCTGTCTTTGCCATAGCAACATCTATGATTACCGGCATAATAATGGTTCGATATCCAATACTAAAAGTAGCACAAGCAGGTTGGCTTCCAAAATTTTTTACACAAACAACTCAGACCGGTTATCCATGGGCTGTTTACGGTATTTATTACATATTATCAATTTTACCGGTTTTGCTTGGCTTAAAATTAGATGCTATTGTTTCGCTGGTAATGATACCTGCAATGCTTACAAACCTATATACAAATATAAAATGTATTAAGGTGATACGGGATTATCCGGAGCAATGGAAAAAATCGGTATTGCATATGCCCAGAATACTTATGGACATCATATGTATTCTTTCGGCACTTTGTGCAGCCATAGTATGCTATAACCTGTTTATGATGCTTTCTACAAAGGAAAAACTTTTGATGATAGGGATTATGGTTATCATATCGATTCTATCAATTTATAATTTAAAATCAAAACATGTAAAAATTGAAGAATTGGAAGCAAATAAAAGGCAAATTATCGAAGATGCCTTACTTGCTGAAACTGAAGAATAG
- a CDS encoding DUF2141 domain-containing protein, giving the protein MKKIIFIFTILLTVFTGLYSEETGPEFEVTLNITNIETIEGKLFLSIYQDAQSFKKKEPLKTVSVQVDGKEMTITEKLPQGEYVFFVYQDINKNDKLDRNFLGMPKEPVGYGNHKGGRPGGFNKLKIEIKENKSVDIKLFKI; this is encoded by the coding sequence ATGAAAAAAATTATTTTTATTTTTACGATTCTTTTGACGGTTTTTACGGGTCTATATTCGGAAGAGACAGGACCCGAATTTGAGGTTACTCTTAATATTACCAACATCGAAACTATCGAAGGAAAACTGTTTTTGAGTATCTATCAAGATGCACAATCTTTTAAGAAAAAAGAGCCTTTAAAGACTGTCAGCGTTCAAGTAGACGGTAAGGAAATGACAATAACGGAAAAACTACCTCAAGGAGAATATGTTTTTTTTGTTTATCAAGACATTAACAAAAACGATAAACTGGACAGAAACTTTTTAGGCATGCCTAAGGAACCTGTAGGATACGGCAACCATAAGGGCGGAAGGCCCGGAGGATTTAACAAGTTAAAAATAGAAATCAAAGAAAATAAAAGCGTAGATATTAAACTTTTTAAAATTTAA
- a CDS encoding OmpL47-type beta-barrel domain-containing protein, which produces MIKKIFFVAVCSLLVVSAWAQAPSIVGTDYVRPAIHYVEEGTNYVNSDVFFKLRSTDKETGLDFVEFALNGADFMRYKNPFQLLEEGKYDISYRGFDNSGNLELPKTLSVIVDNTAPDTMIKTTAPLYNDGVVVYCSADTKWYVSAADIVGGSGVAAGYMGTDLNSLKISGNGKESEQTYVSLDGEGPVNLYYTAIDNVGNLAPIKLLAVTIDRTAPVVSIANSNRLINKDEEYMVFPSDRVVDEEGRVIVSTSETVSFAAKDDLSGVDAIYVKVNDGEYTKYVEPIRFTQNAVYKIEVKAIDNVGNVSEPVMYTFYVDQITPNSEVDIIDRSGNLLPATTPANAQ; this is translated from the coding sequence ATGATTAAAAAAATTTTTTTTGTAGCCGTATGTTCACTTTTAGTGGTTTCGGCTTGGGCACAGGCTCCTTCGATTGTTGGAACAGACTATGTCCGCCCCGCAATTCACTATGTTGAAGAAGGCACCAACTATGTAAACAGTGATGTCTTTTTTAAACTAAGATCAACCGATAAAGAAACCGGTCTTGACTTTGTAGAATTTGCCTTGAATGGTGCAGATTTTATGAGATACAAAAACCCCTTCCAACTTCTTGAAGAAGGAAAATATGATATTTCATACAGAGGATTTGATAACAGCGGAAATCTGGAATTGCCCAAAACTTTGTCGGTAATCGTAGATAATACAGCTCCTGATACAATGATCAAGACAACAGCACCTTTGTACAATGACGGTGTCGTAGTTTATTGCTCAGCCGATACAAAATGGTATGTTTCTGCAGCCGACATAGTCGGAGGATCAGGTGTAGCAGCCGGTTACATGGGAACGGATCTTAACTCTCTTAAAATATCCGGAAACGGAAAAGAGTCTGAACAGACCTATGTTTCCTTAGATGGTGAAGGACCTGTAAACCTTTATTACACAGCTATTGACAATGTAGGAAACCTTGCTCCTATTAAGTTACTCGCAGTTACTATCGACAGGACAGCTCCCGTCGTAAGCATTGCAAATTCAAACCGTCTTATCAACAAGGATGAGGAGTACATGGTATTCCCCAGCGATAGAGTTGTAGATGAAGAAGGCAGAGTTATTGTTTCTACAAGTGAAACCGTTTCATTTGCAGCAAAAGACGATCTTTCAGGCGTTGATGCAATTTATGTAAAAGTAAATGACGGAGAATATACCAAGTATGTAGAACCGATCAGATTTACGCAAAATGCAGTTTACAAAATCGAAGTTAAAGCTATCGATAATGTAGGCAATGTTTCTGAGCCTGTTATGTACACATTCTATGTAGATCAGATTACACCTAATTCGGAGGTTGATATAATCGACAGGTCAGGGAATCTTCTCCCGGCCACAACCCCCGCAAATGCCCAGTAA
- a CDS encoding OmpA family protein gives MKKVRVLLLLLSVLFMFSCKSAPKQKEEKPAEPEKTQEQEVVKEETDKKANEKNMSDDYYTVYFAPQSYQIDQFTAQILKEIGEDLKAKNVKKIVIYGHSAKLDSQKDEDRIALQRAIAVASYFQKMKLFDANNIIVEGKGASEPARSHSEITDRFKNRRVEIHSVK, from the coding sequence TTGAAAAAAGTAAGAGTATTACTTTTACTATTGTCTGTTCTTTTTATGTTTTCCTGTAAGTCTGCTCCCAAGCAAAAAGAAGAAAAGCCGGCTGAACCTGAAAAAACTCAAGAACAAGAAGTAGTAAAGGAAGAAACAGATAAGAAAGCAAATGAAAAAAATATGTCTGATGATTATTACACGGTATATTTTGCACCGCAATCTTATCAAATCGATCAGTTTACCGCACAAATACTAAAAGAAATAGGCGAAGATCTAAAAGCAAAAAATGTAAAGAAAATCGTCATTTATGGTCACAGTGCAAAACTGGATTCACAAAAGGATGAAGATCGTATTGCATTACAGCGAGCAATTGCTGTTGCAAGCTATTTTCAAAAAATGAAGCTGTTTGATGCGAACAATATAATCGTCGAAGGTAAAGGAGCAAGTGAACCTGCCCGAAGCCATTCAGAGATTACTGACCGCTTCAAAAACCGAAGAGTAGAAATTCACAGTGTTAAATAA
- a CDS encoding leucine-rich repeat domain-containing protein, giving the protein MKKFFTLGVVRTVIFAVLLSSFYMSCKQPVTVIKEPYEVNTNANRIKILVIGEHLTKEKVSFWVEKGAVGSEVKKEAEKLITFTSGYELASWKLNQQNGADISDKEKFTDDSVLFAVAKKIDEPQNTNIKITIKQVEHTTVSEPEFTVGSRSSWLSIKETAIKRLNVETGYELIGWKLRTQDSVFINDSYTFESNTDIFPVVRQQGSPQLKKFTLSIFGDSNITVKRQTLTVEEGTKWSGVKQAATDSIECAEGYECIAWKIDNQSGAVLTDDHEFTADTKLFAEEKKIPVPPAEMITITVQGDVGIEVKKDSIEVKKNSVWAGIKTAVASCAVCKQYYEFVQWKLADGSGTEITNETSFTEDVTVFAVSKRKTVTVSIAGNDKVTVNTASLTIDCGSLWSEVKSKIEACISVENSSSISWLLGDENGTSITDNYCFDSDSAVFVKAFDTGIFRLDNYGAITGYTCQPENLPSHLVIPDQIGGKTITTINQNVFINCNAIKSVSFPKTLINVQPYAFRNCRELQAVEFADGGTQCYSTIFDQCKKLSKITILGGVVKSNFYYAFSSSSQLHISEIVLCEGVTKIEGYAFNNFSEITEITIPATVTDIDTNAFANCTSLKTVEFKKGSVTIGNNAFYNCNQITELRILSGDINFKCSLVQQPNKILSLYLGEEVTSICSNAFSGCTQLTGLDISHCKKLTSIHAAAFSNCTSLEVLKLPASLEFIDNSAFLSCSGIAELDIAHCENLKSIKSTSFENCSNLKTVKLPKSIETIENRAFYGCYQIEQVDLSPYSKLTKIEDSVFSGCSALRSITFPDNLERIGNSAFNNCYALTAVQFPKNLEQIGDSAFSNCYALTAVQLPNNLKRIGNYSFSDCSALTAVQLPNNLLEIGRSAFYNCSAITGITFGQKLRTIQDNAFEKCRGIRGALDMRACTNLTEIGGSAFLDCSAITEIKLPASLQTLKDKSFANCISLQKVVLGNGAITYTTGTSGSFLKCKSIKELTILSGKVTFKVKDMLADSYKTISSVVFGEDVTEIGSTAFSECLGIKGVLDLSQCDKLTSIGYSAFSGCSRLLGVRLPKNLTKIDSSAFSSCIGLSGVLDMSACNKLVSLGSSAFYGCSNISDIKFPKNIKTIGSSCFTNCYNIAGSIDMSGCTELQKIENSIFSSDKKIQTVKLPPNITEIADSAFLKCSGLTEIKLPESLTKIGNKAFGECTALASVEFGKGDILMATGNDASFYNDRDITKLSVLKGNINFKCSDVFPHSYQKIKTLILGEGITGIGASAFSSCNGIEGTLNLGNCRALIAIGNQAFNSCYGITGVQFPASLQTLGELAFNGCNGINTMMDLSPCTSMQSIGKSAFYNCTKITGVKFPQSLTSIGSTAFYQCVALEGMVDLSSCLDLKIIDVGLFQGCGLISGLKLPKTITTIGASAFENCKKIDAVDLSVCADLTTIGVQAFKSCAEAVITLPGKVNSVGTAAFGNYSNDSYCKKVRIPRGADGDSLKGRVTSSGYTEARIERY; this is encoded by the coding sequence ATGAAGAAGTTTTTTACTTTAGGTGTTGTTAGAACTGTGATTTTTGCTGTTTTGTTGAGCAGTTTTTATATGAGCTGTAAGCAACCGGTAACAGTTATTAAAGAGCCGTATGAGGTAAATACCAATGCAAATCGGATTAAAATACTGGTAATTGGTGAGCATTTAACAAAAGAAAAAGTTTCGTTTTGGGTTGAAAAAGGAGCTGTAGGTTCTGAGGTAAAAAAAGAAGCTGAAAAACTGATTACTTTTACTTCCGGCTATGAACTTGCTTCATGGAAATTGAATCAACAAAACGGTGCGGATATAAGCGATAAGGAAAAATTTACCGACGATTCAGTTCTCTTTGCGGTTGCAAAAAAAATAGACGAGCCGCAAAATACCAATATTAAGATTACTATCAAGCAGGTTGAACATACAACCGTATCGGAGCCGGAGTTTACCGTTGGGTCAAGATCATCTTGGCTCAGCATCAAAGAAACAGCAATCAAGCGGCTTAATGTTGAAACAGGGTATGAGCTTATCGGTTGGAAACTTCGCACACAGGACAGTGTTTTTATCAATGATTCATACACCTTTGAAAGCAATACGGATATTTTTCCGGTTGTTAGACAGCAAGGCTCACCGCAACTGAAAAAGTTTACTTTGAGTATATTCGGCGATAGCAATATAACAGTAAAGCGGCAAACGCTGACGGTTGAAGAAGGCACAAAGTGGTCTGGGGTTAAACAGGCAGCAACTGATAGTATAGAATGTGCTGAGGGCTATGAGTGTATAGCTTGGAAAATCGACAATCAAAGCGGTGCGGTTTTAACCGACGACCATGAGTTTACGGCAGACACAAAACTGTTTGCTGAAGAGAAAAAAATTCCTGTTCCTCCGGCCGAAATGATTACCATAACAGTTCAAGGTGATGTCGGCATCGAAGTAAAAAAAGATAGTATAGAGGTAAAAAAGAATTCCGTCTGGGCCGGTATAAAAACCGCTGTTGCATCGTGTGCGGTATGTAAACAATATTACGAATTTGTGCAATGGAAACTGGCTGATGGGTCTGGAACTGAAATAACAAACGAAACCTCATTCACGGAAGATGTAACTGTTTTTGCCGTGTCCAAGCGAAAAACTGTCACCGTCAGTATTGCAGGAAATGACAAAGTTACGGTAAACACAGCAAGTCTTACTATTGACTGTGGGTCGCTGTGGTCTGAAGTAAAATCTAAAATTGAAGCCTGCATAAGCGTTGAAAACAGTTCGAGTATCAGCTGGCTGCTCGGTGATGAAAATGGTACAAGTATAACGGATAACTATTGTTTTGACTCTGATAGTGCCGTCTTTGTTAAAGCATTTGACACAGGAATTTTTAGGCTGGATAACTATGGGGCAATTACTGGATACACTTGTCAACCTGAAAATTTACCTTCACATCTTGTTATACCCGATCAAATAGGCGGAAAAACCATTACAACAATAAACCAGAATGTATTTATCAACTGTAATGCAATAAAAAGCGTTTCTTTCCCAAAGACTCTCATTAACGTACAACCATATGCTTTTAGAAATTGTAGGGAACTTCAAGCAGTTGAATTTGCAGATGGGGGAACACAATGCTATAGTACTATTTTTGATCAATGCAAAAAATTATCAAAAATTACAATCTTGGGCGGTGTGGTAAAGAGTAACTTCTACTATGCTTTTTCAAGCTCTAGTCAGCTGCATATTTCTGAAATTGTATTATGTGAAGGTGTTACAAAAATCGAAGGTTATGCATTTAATAACTTTTCAGAGATAACGGAAATAACCATACCGGCGACTGTTACCGATATCGATACAAATGCTTTTGCAAATTGTACAAGCCTTAAGACGGTAGAATTCAAAAAAGGTTCTGTTACTATCGGCAATAATGCATTTTACAACTGTAACCAAATTACGGAGTTGCGTATATTGAGCGGTGATATAAACTTTAAGTGCTCATTGGTACAGCAGCCAAATAAAATTTTGAGTCTATACCTAGGTGAAGAAGTTACTTCAATATGTTCTAATGCCTTTTCCGGCTGTACACAACTTACGGGTTTGGATATTTCACACTGTAAAAAACTGACGTCAATACATGCTGCTGCTTTTAGTAATTGTACAAGTTTGGAAGTCCTTAAATTACCGGCTTCGCTTGAATTTATCGATAATTCTGCGTTTTTATCTTGCAGCGGTATTGCCGAGTTGGATATTGCCCATTGTGAAAACTTGAAAAGCATAAAGTCGACAAGCTTTGAAAATTGTTCAAACTTAAAAACGGTTAAGTTACCTAAGTCAATAGAAACTATTGAAAATAGAGCTTTTTATGGTTGTTATCAGATAGAACAAGTAGATTTATCGCCATATTCAAAACTTACCAAAATTGAAGACAGTGTGTTCTCCGGATGTTCAGCACTGCGGAGCATTACCTTCCCGGATAATCTTGAGCGAATTGGAAACTCTGCATTTAATAACTGTTATGCTTTGACGGCTGTACAGTTTCCGAAAAATCTTGAGCAAATAGGGGACTCTGCATTTAGTAACTGTTATGCATTGACGGCTGTGCAGTTGCCGAATAATCTTAAGCGAATCGGAAACTATTCATTTAGTGACTGTAGTGCACTGACGGCTGTGCAGTTGCCGAATAACCTTTTAGAAATAGGTAGGAGTGCTTTTTATAATTGTTCGGCAATTACCGGCATTACTTTCGGTCAAAAATTGAGAACAATACAAGATAATGCATTTGAAAAATGCCGCGGTATAAGAGGTGCACTTGACATGCGGGCATGTACAAATCTTACCGAAATTGGAGGTTCAGCCTTTTTAGACTGTTCGGCGATTACGGAAATCAAACTGCCCGCTTCGTTGCAAACGCTCAAGGATAAGAGTTTTGCAAACTGCATATCTTTACAGAAAGTTGTTCTTGGAAACGGTGCAATCACATATACAACTGGTACTAGCGGTTCTTTTCTTAAGTGCAAAAGTATTAAGGAGCTGACAATTCTTTCAGGCAAAGTAACTTTTAAGGTAAAAGATATGCTTGCCGATTCATATAAAACGATTTCCTCGGTTGTTTTCGGGGAGGATGTTACCGAAATTGGTTCTACAGCTTTTAGTGAATGTCTCGGTATAAAAGGCGTTTTGGATTTGTCGCAATGCGATAAATTAACATCAATAGGTTATTCGGCCTTTTCCGGCTGCTCAAGGCTGCTTGGAGTCCGGTTACCGAAAAACCTTACCAAAATCGACAGTTCCGCCTTTTCAAGCTGTATAGGTTTATCAGGTGTTTTGGATATGTCCGCTTGTAACAAGTTAGTGTCGCTCGGATCTTCCGCCTTTTACGGTTGCTCTAATATAAGCGACATTAAATTCCCCAAAAACATTAAAACTATCGGGTCATCTTGTTTTACAAATTGTTACAATATAGCAGGCTCGATTGATATGTCAGGCTGTACGGAATTGCAAAAAATCGAAAATTCGATATTTTCTTCCGATAAAAAAATACAAACAGTAAAGCTACCCCCGAATATTACCGAAATAGCTGACTCGGCATTTTTAAAATGTTCCGGTTTGACGGAAATTAAACTTCCGGAAAGTCTTACAAAAATTGGGAATAAAGCGTTTGGAGAATGTACTGCCTTAGCTTCAGTCGAATTTGGAAAGGGCGATATTTTAATGGCAACCGGAAACGATGCGTCGTTTTATAATGACAGAGATATAACTAAATTATCTGTTTTAAAAGGCAATATAAATTTTAAGTGTTCAGATGTCTTCCCTCATTCGTATCAAAAAATTAAGACTCTTATTTTAGGTGAAGGTATTACAGGAATCGGGGCATCTGCGTTTTCGAGTTGTAATGGCATTGAAGGCACTTTGAATTTAGGTAATTGTAGGGCATTGATCGCTATCGGTAATCAAGCCTTTAATTCATGCTATGGAATAACCGGCGTGCAATTCCCTGCAAGCTTACAAACACTCGGAGAGTTGGCATTTAACGGTTGTAATGGCATAAACACAATGATGGATTTATCTCCGTGTACTTCAATGCAATCTATCGGAAAATCCGCATTTTATAACTGTACAAAAATTACCGGAGTAAAATTCCCGCAAAGCCTTACATCAATCGGAAGTACTGCTTTTTATCAGTGTGTTGCACTTGAAGGTATGGTAGATTTATCCTCGTGTTTAGACCTTAAAATTATTGATGTCGGACTATTTCAAGGGTGCGGTTTAATAAGCGGTCTGAAGTTACCTAAAACTATCACTACAATTGGAGCATCTGCGTTTGAAAACTGTAAAAAAATTGATGCAGTTGATCTATCAGTATGTGCCGACTTAACTACTATCGGGGTGCAGGCATTTAAATCTTGTGCGGAAGCTGTCATAACCTTGCCGGGTAAGGTAAATTCAGTTGGTACAGCCGCTTTTGGAAATTATTCAAATGATTCATACTGTAAAAAAGTACGTATTCCCAGAGGGGCTGACGGCGATAGTTTGAAGGGTAGGGTAACAAGCTCCGGGTACACTGAAGCGAGAATTGAGAGGTATTAA
- the dnaB gene encoding replicative DNA helicase — translation MDSVKNLKNKLPPHNMEAEKAVLGAILIDPDVFTFVRPILDASAFYSPQHQKIYKAISELDTQSQKADILILTDYLRSVNELDSVGGASYIASLTDEVPSSANYEFYAKIVLEAAIRRNLLKVSNKISADVFDDSISSRTVLEEAQKSIFDLTEAGNSATFKSLAEVIMPTLEVLQKLHERKGAYTGVPSGFGNLDNMTYGFQDSEFIIIGARPSVGKTALAMTMAAHIAIDEKIPTAFFSLEMSDMQLVQRLIASRAKINSNRIRSANLTARDFGKVSETCGMLYEAPFYLVDMPNMKLLDLRAIARQLCSPPYNVKIIFIDYITLITGENASIPRHEQIAEISRSLKSLARELNIPVVALSQLTRDAEGKKPGLADIRESGSLEQDADVVMFLHRERADTSEDEAKPIPTELILAKQRNGPIGTVPLLFLSQYTTFVTEAKEK, via the coding sequence ATGGATAGTGTAAAAAATTTAAAAAACAAGCTTCCGCCTCACAATATGGAAGCAGAAAAGGCTGTTTTGGGAGCTATTTTAATAGATCCTGATGTCTTTACCTTTGTAAGACCGATTTTAGATGCGTCAGCTTTTTATTCTCCTCAGCACCAAAAGATATATAAGGCTATTTCGGAATTAGACACCCAGTCTCAAAAGGCGGATATTTTAATATTGACAGACTATCTTCGCTCGGTAAATGAATTGGATTCAGTCGGAGGGGCAAGCTACATAGCATCGCTTACGGATGAGGTTCCAAGCTCTGCAAACTACGAATTTTATGCAAAAATCGTGTTGGAAGCCGCTATAAGAAGAAATTTGCTAAAAGTTTCCAATAAAATTTCTGCAGATGTATTTGATGACAGCATATCAAGCCGGACAGTCTTGGAAGAAGCTCAAAAAAGTATCTTTGACCTTACGGAAGCCGGCAATTCGGCGACTTTTAAGTCTTTGGCTGAGGTCATAATGCCTACTTTGGAGGTTCTCCAAAAACTACACGAACGCAAGGGAGCATACACCGGTGTTCCTTCAGGTTTCGGTAATTTGGATAATATGACCTACGGATTTCAGGACTCGGAATTTATAATAATAGGAGCCCGTCCCTCCGTAGGAAAAACAGCCCTAGCCATGACCATGGCGGCCCACATCGCTATTGACGAAAAAATTCCGACTGCCTTTTTTTCTCTTGAAATGTCGGATATGCAGCTGGTACAGCGTTTGATAGCTTCAAGAGCAAAAATAAATTCGAACAGAATAAGGTCTGCAAACCTAACGGCCAGAGATTTCGGCAAGGTATCAGAAACCTGCGGTATGCTCTATGAAGCCCCATTTTACCTTGTGGATATGCCGAATATGAAGCTTTTGGATTTAAGAGCCATAGCCCGCCAGCTTTGCAGTCCGCCCTATAACGTAAAAATTATTTTTATAGACTATATAACCCTTATTACGGGGGAAAATGCAAGCATACCGCGTCATGAACAGATTGCCGAAATTTCAAGGTCTCTAAAAAGTTTGGCAAGAGAACTGAATATTCCCGTAGTTGCCCTATCCCAGCTGACAAGGGATGCCGAAGGAAAAAAACCCGGGCTTGCCGATATAAGGGAATCGGGTTCTCTTGAACAGGATGCCGATGTGGTCATGTTTTTACACCGTGAAAGAGCCGACACAAGCGAAGATGAAGCAAAACCTATTCCGACCGAACTCATTTTGGCAAAACAAAGAAACGGCCCCATAGGCACTGTCCCGCTCTTGTTTTTATCCCAATATACGACCTTTGTTACCGAAGCTAAAGAAAAATGA